Proteins from a single region of Seriola aureovittata isolate HTS-2021-v1 ecotype China chromosome 9, ASM2101889v1, whole genome shotgun sequence:
- the copz1 gene encoding coatomer subunit zeta-1, translating to MDSPILEPSLYTVKAVLILDNDGDRLYAKYYDDTYPTVKEQKAFEKNIFNKTHRTDSEIALLEGLTVVYKSNIDLFFYVIGSSHENELMLMAVLNCLFDSLSQMLRKNVERRALLENMEGLFLAVDEIVDGGVILESDPQQVVHRVALRGDDVPLTEQTVTQVLQSAKEQIKWSLLR from the exons ATGGATTCTCCCATACTg GAACCATCCTTATACACTGTGAAAGCAGTTCTCATTCTCGACAACGATGGAGACAGGCTTTATGCCAAG TATTACGACGACACATACCCGACAGTGAAGGAGCAGAAAGCGTTTGAGAAGAACAtattcaacaaaacacacagaacagaca GTGAGATAGCGTTACTCGAGGGCCTCACTGTTGTCTACAAGAGCAACATAGACCTCTTCTTTTATGTGATTGGAAGTTCCCATGAAAATGAG CTTATGCTTATGGCTGTTCTAAATTGCCTTTTTGATTCGCTCAGTCAGATGCTGAG AAAAAATGTTGAGAGGAGGGCTTTGTTGGAGAACATGGAGGGACTCTTCTTGGCTGTGGATGAGATTGTGGATGGAGG GGTGATCCTAGAGAGTGACCCGCAACAAGTTGTGCACCGTGTGGCGCTCAGA GGGGATGATGTGCCTTTGACAGAGCAGACAGTCACCCAG GTTCTTCAGTCTGCCAAAGAACAGATCAAGTGGTCGCTTCTACGATAG
- the znf740b gene encoding zinc finger protein 740b isoform X1, translating into MTHHSNNSVRDHMKWAGLLGCEAVLSSMALMQANSIPGQKKMMSPLGQGHRASPESQQTHSQHNHHGHQVHHGQPHNSHMGHPSAGSCPPLLIRKDGDYHSSRLMDGKDMQANQNMQPKKKHKKSGSSNKVKEKVEHILPPVDMDDDSSLKVQKNFICDHCYGAFRSSYHLKRHILTHTGEKPFACDACDMRFIQRYHLDRHKRVHSGEKPYQCDRCHQNFSRTDRLLRHRRLCTVGMSKEENQYSQDASAHPASWSPLQPSNNRLTV; encoded by the exons ATGACACACCATTCCAACAACTCTGTTCGAGACCATATGAAATGG GCTGGGTTGCTGGGCTGTGAGGCGGTGCTGTCCAGCATGGCCCTGATGCAAGCCAACAGCATCCCTGGCCAGAAGAAGATGATGTCACCCTTGGGTCAGGGGCACAGGGCCAGTCCTGAGAGCCAGCAAACCCACTCGCAGCACAACCACCATGGACACCAGGTTCATCATGGACAACCACACAACAGCCACATGGGCCATCCTTCAGCCGGGAGCTGTCCACCCCTG CTAATCCGAAAAGATGGTGATTATCACTCATCAAGACTGATGGATGGAAAGGATATGCAGGCAAACCAGAACATGCAACCcaagaaaaagcacaaaaagtcagGGTCATccaacaaagttaaagaaaaagtgGAG CATATACTTCCACCAGTCGATATGGATGACGACAGTTCCTTGAAGGTCCAGAAGAACTTCATCTGTGACCACTGCTATGGAGCTTTCCGGAGTAGCTACCACCTCAAGCGACATATACTTACACATACAG GGGAAAAGCCGTTTGCTTGTGATGCGTGTGATATGCGGTTCATTCAGCGTTACCACCTGGACAGACACAAGAGGGTGCACAGTGGAGAGAAGCCGTACCAGTGTGATCGCTGCCACCAG AACTTCTCGCGGACAGACCGGCTGCTCAGGCACCGTCGGCTGTGCACAGTTGGGATGAGCAAAGAGGAAAACCAGTACTCACAGGATGCATCTGCCCATCCAGCTTCCTGGAGCCCCCTACAGCCTTCTAACAACCGTCTGACTGTCTGA
- the znf740b gene encoding zinc finger protein 740b isoform X2, whose translation MALMQANSIPGQKKMMSPLGQGHRASPESQQTHSQHNHHGHQVHHGQPHNSHMGHPSAGSCPPLLIRKDGDYHSSRLMDGKDMQANQNMQPKKKHKKSGSSNKVKEKVEHILPPVDMDDDSSLKVQKNFICDHCYGAFRSSYHLKRHILTHTGEKPFACDACDMRFIQRYHLDRHKRVHSGEKPYQCDRCHQNFSRTDRLLRHRRLCTVGMSKEENQYSQDASAHPASWSPLQPSNNRLTV comes from the exons ATGGCCCTGATGCAAGCCAACAGCATCCCTGGCCAGAAGAAGATGATGTCACCCTTGGGTCAGGGGCACAGGGCCAGTCCTGAGAGCCAGCAAACCCACTCGCAGCACAACCACCATGGACACCAGGTTCATCATGGACAACCACACAACAGCCACATGGGCCATCCTTCAGCCGGGAGCTGTCCACCCCTG CTAATCCGAAAAGATGGTGATTATCACTCATCAAGACTGATGGATGGAAAGGATATGCAGGCAAACCAGAACATGCAACCcaagaaaaagcacaaaaagtcagGGTCATccaacaaagttaaagaaaaagtgGAG CATATACTTCCACCAGTCGATATGGATGACGACAGTTCCTTGAAGGTCCAGAAGAACTTCATCTGTGACCACTGCTATGGAGCTTTCCGGAGTAGCTACCACCTCAAGCGACATATACTTACACATACAG GGGAAAAGCCGTTTGCTTGTGATGCGTGTGATATGCGGTTCATTCAGCGTTACCACCTGGACAGACACAAGAGGGTGCACAGTGGAGAGAAGCCGTACCAGTGTGATCGCTGCCACCAG AACTTCTCGCGGACAGACCGGCTGCTCAGGCACCGTCGGCTGTGCACAGTTGGGATGAGCAAAGAGGAAAACCAGTACTCACAGGATGCATCTGCCCATCCAGCTTCCTGGAGCCCCCTACAGCCTTCTAACAACCGTCTGACTGTCTGA
- the csad gene encoding cysteine sulfinic acid decarboxylase isoform X2, translating to MANMFPFSSDRQTKEAANLHDLNEPLTDHSEGQLFLNETFKIIMEEVLRKGTDVKEKVCEWKEPEELTLLLDLELRATGEPQHKLLQRVKDVAKYSIKTSHPRFFNQQFAGVDYHSLAGRFLTESLNTNLFTYEVAPVFVLMETEVLRGLRQLVGWTEGDGIFCPGGSTSNMYAMNLARYRLFPDVKSQGLWGLPRLTIFTSPESHYSVKKGAAYLGIGMDNVILVKVDDGGRMRPDDLDEKIKLAKSQGSVPFLVSCTSGTTVQGAFDPLDRIADVCEKHELWMHVDAAWGGSVLFSKQHRHLMKGVDRANSVAWNPHKMLVAGLQCSALLLKDTTNLLKQCHSANATYLFQQDKFYDVNLDVGDKSVQCSRKVDCLKLWLMWKAVGSDGLEERVDKAFIHVRYMVEQMKKREGFHLLGEPEFVNVCFWYIPPSLRGKEGTADYQDRLAKVAPVIKERMMKQGTMMVGYQPLGNRVNFFRVIVFSPLVSQRDLDFFLNEIERLGNDL from the exons ATGGCAAACATGTTCCCATTCTCAT CTGATAGGCAGACCAAGGAGGCAGCTAATCTCCATGACCTGAATGAGCCTCTCACTGACCACTCAGAGGGCCAACTCTTCTTGAATGAAACCTTCAAAATCATTATGGAGGAGGTGCTCCGCAAGGGCACGGACGTCAAAGAGAAG GTTTGTGAGTGGAAGGAGCCGGAGGAGctgactctgctgctggatcTGGAGCTGAGGGCGACAGGGGAGCCACAGCACAAGCTCCTGCAGAGAGTAAAAGATGTCGCCAAGTACAGCATCAAGACCA GTCACCCACGTTTTTTTAACCAGCAGTTTGCAGGAGTAGACTACCATTCCTTGGCTGGACGATTTCTCACTGAGTCGCTCAACACCAACCT gtTCACCTATGAGGTGGCccctgtgtttgtgctgatggAGACTGAGGTTCTGAGAGGGCTGCGTCAGCTGGTGGGCTGGACAGAAGGTGATGGTATTTTCTGCCCTGGGGGGTCTACCTCTAACATGTATGCCATGAACCTTGCACGCTATCGACTCTTCCCGGACGTCAAAAGCCAGGGGCTGTGGGGTCTCCCACGACTAACCATCTTTACATCTCCAGAG AGCCATTACTCTGTGAAGAAAGGGGCCGCATATCTGGGTATTGGGATGGACAACGTTATTTTGGTGAAAGTGGATGATGg agGGCGTATGAGACCAGATGACCTGgatgaaaagataaaactgGCAAAATCTCAG GGTTCAGTGCCATTCCTTGTAAGCTGCACGTCAGGGACCACGGTTCAGGGTGCCTTTGACCCGCTGGACCGCATAGCTGATGTCTGTGAGAAACACGAGCTCTGGATGCACGTAGAC GCTGCCTGGGGAGGGAGTGTGCTCTTTTCCAAGCAACACAGACATCTGATGAAAGGGGTTGACAG AGCAAATTCAGTTGCCTGGAATCCACACAAGATGCTGGTGGCTGGCCTGCAGTGTTCTGCCCTGCTGCTTAAGGATACTACG AACTTGTTGAAGCAGTGCCACAGCGCCAACGCCACCTACCTCTTCCAGCAAGACAAATTCTACGATGTCAATCTGGACGTCGGGGATAAGTCCGTGCAGTGCAGCCGCAAAGTGGACTGTCTGAAGTTGTGGTTGATGTGGAAAGCTGTTGGCTCTGATGGTTTGGAAGAGCGTGTAGACAAAGCTTTTATCCATGTAAG GTATATGGtggagcagatgaagaaaagagaagggtTCCATCTTTTGGGTGAG CCAGAGTTTGTGAATGTATGCTTCTGGTATATACCGCCAAGTCTGAGGGGGAAGGAAGGGACAGCAGATTACCAGGACAGGCTGGCAAAA gttGCTCCAGTCATTAAGGAACGCATGATGAAACAAGGCACGATGATGGTCGGCTACCAACCTCTGGGGAACAGAGTCAACTTTTTCCGTGTGATTGTGTTCTCCCCCCTCGTTTCGCAGAGAGACTTGGACTTCTTTCTCAATGAAATCGAAAGACTGGGAAACGATTTGTGA
- the csad gene encoding cysteine sulfinic acid decarboxylase isoform X1 — MANMFPFSSADRQTKEAANLHDLNEPLTDHSEGQLFLNETFKIIMEEVLRKGTDVKEKVCEWKEPEELTLLLDLELRATGEPQHKLLQRVKDVAKYSIKTSHPRFFNQQFAGVDYHSLAGRFLTESLNTNLFTYEVAPVFVLMETEVLRGLRQLVGWTEGDGIFCPGGSTSNMYAMNLARYRLFPDVKSQGLWGLPRLTIFTSPESHYSVKKGAAYLGIGMDNVILVKVDDGGRMRPDDLDEKIKLAKSQGSVPFLVSCTSGTTVQGAFDPLDRIADVCEKHELWMHVDAAWGGSVLFSKQHRHLMKGVDRANSVAWNPHKMLVAGLQCSALLLKDTTNLLKQCHSANATYLFQQDKFYDVNLDVGDKSVQCSRKVDCLKLWLMWKAVGSDGLEERVDKAFIHVRYMVEQMKKREGFHLLGEPEFVNVCFWYIPPSLRGKEGTADYQDRLAKVAPVIKERMMKQGTMMVGYQPLGNRVNFFRVIVFSPLVSQRDLDFFLNEIERLGNDL; from the exons ATGGCAAACATGTTCCCATTCTCAT CAGCTGATAGGCAGACCAAGGAGGCAGCTAATCTCCATGACCTGAATGAGCCTCTCACTGACCACTCAGAGGGCCAACTCTTCTTGAATGAAACCTTCAAAATCATTATGGAGGAGGTGCTCCGCAAGGGCACGGACGTCAAAGAGAAG GTTTGTGAGTGGAAGGAGCCGGAGGAGctgactctgctgctggatcTGGAGCTGAGGGCGACAGGGGAGCCACAGCACAAGCTCCTGCAGAGAGTAAAAGATGTCGCCAAGTACAGCATCAAGACCA GTCACCCACGTTTTTTTAACCAGCAGTTTGCAGGAGTAGACTACCATTCCTTGGCTGGACGATTTCTCACTGAGTCGCTCAACACCAACCT gtTCACCTATGAGGTGGCccctgtgtttgtgctgatggAGACTGAGGTTCTGAGAGGGCTGCGTCAGCTGGTGGGCTGGACAGAAGGTGATGGTATTTTCTGCCCTGGGGGGTCTACCTCTAACATGTATGCCATGAACCTTGCACGCTATCGACTCTTCCCGGACGTCAAAAGCCAGGGGCTGTGGGGTCTCCCACGACTAACCATCTTTACATCTCCAGAG AGCCATTACTCTGTGAAGAAAGGGGCCGCATATCTGGGTATTGGGATGGACAACGTTATTTTGGTGAAAGTGGATGATGg agGGCGTATGAGACCAGATGACCTGgatgaaaagataaaactgGCAAAATCTCAG GGTTCAGTGCCATTCCTTGTAAGCTGCACGTCAGGGACCACGGTTCAGGGTGCCTTTGACCCGCTGGACCGCATAGCTGATGTCTGTGAGAAACACGAGCTCTGGATGCACGTAGAC GCTGCCTGGGGAGGGAGTGTGCTCTTTTCCAAGCAACACAGACATCTGATGAAAGGGGTTGACAG AGCAAATTCAGTTGCCTGGAATCCACACAAGATGCTGGTGGCTGGCCTGCAGTGTTCTGCCCTGCTGCTTAAGGATACTACG AACTTGTTGAAGCAGTGCCACAGCGCCAACGCCACCTACCTCTTCCAGCAAGACAAATTCTACGATGTCAATCTGGACGTCGGGGATAAGTCCGTGCAGTGCAGCCGCAAAGTGGACTGTCTGAAGTTGTGGTTGATGTGGAAAGCTGTTGGCTCTGATGGTTTGGAAGAGCGTGTAGACAAAGCTTTTATCCATGTAAG GTATATGGtggagcagatgaagaaaagagaagggtTCCATCTTTTGGGTGAG CCAGAGTTTGTGAATGTATGCTTCTGGTATATACCGCCAAGTCTGAGGGGGAAGGAAGGGACAGCAGATTACCAGGACAGGCTGGCAAAA gttGCTCCAGTCATTAAGGAACGCATGATGAAACAAGGCACGATGATGGTCGGCTACCAACCTCTGGGGAACAGAGTCAACTTTTTCCGTGTGATTGTGTTCTCCCCCCTCGTTTCGCAGAGAGACTTGGACTTCTTTCTCAATGAAATCGAAAGACTGGGAAACGATTTGTGA